Proteins encoded together in one Planctopirus ephydatiae window:
- a CDS encoding dihydrodipicolinate synthase family protein, with product MSSPPKIDPLSMLQPGRTTRGASAILLPMSDQTTIDWDAWEEHLIRTVEAGLTPAVNMDTGYINLLGVPLEDEILQRTQSILGGKPFIAGAFVRDEPGAAFHGAHYASRMEAIARAGGLPIVFQSFGLTTGTSDEILSRYEQLARGCDRFLGFELTTDLARFGKVYDLDTFRGLLKIRQCVGAKHSSFHRLPEFERLVIRNRERPDFILYTGNDLAIDMVMYGSDYLLGLSTFAPDLFALRDRYWAESDARFFELNDQLQYLGAFAFRHPGAAYKHTAAQFLKLRGWAKTDFTYPGSPTRPATDLPVLEEIAKSMGLEILTPAHSAPAGGWA from the coding sequence ATGTCATCTCCTCCGAAGATTGATCCGCTGTCGATGCTCCAGCCGGGTAGAACCACTCGTGGAGCGTCGGCCATCCTGCTGCCCATGAGCGACCAGACCACCATCGACTGGGACGCGTGGGAAGAGCATTTGATCCGTACGGTTGAAGCTGGTCTCACTCCTGCAGTGAATATGGATACGGGGTACATCAACCTGTTGGGAGTTCCACTCGAAGACGAGATCCTGCAGCGAACGCAATCGATTCTGGGCGGGAAGCCATTCATTGCGGGTGCGTTTGTGCGTGATGAGCCGGGTGCGGCATTTCATGGTGCTCATTATGCATCACGCATGGAGGCGATTGCCCGAGCCGGTGGGTTGCCAATTGTGTTTCAATCGTTCGGACTCACCACAGGGACCAGCGATGAAATCCTGAGTCGCTATGAGCAACTGGCCCGTGGTTGTGACCGCTTTCTCGGGTTTGAATTGACGACCGACTTAGCCCGCTTTGGCAAAGTTTACGATCTGGACACATTCCGTGGCCTGCTGAAGATCCGGCAATGCGTCGGTGCCAAGCATTCATCGTTTCACAGGCTGCCTGAGTTCGAACGACTCGTGATTCGTAATCGCGAGCGACCCGATTTCATCCTCTATACCGGGAACGACCTCGCCATCGACATGGTGATGTATGGCAGTGATTATCTCCTGGGCCTGAGCACATTTGCCCCCGATCTGTTCGCTTTGCGCGATCGTTACTGGGCCGAGAGTGACGCCCGGTTCTTTGAACTCAACGATCAGCTTCAGTACCTGGGAGCGTTTGCCTTTCGTCACCCGGGGGCCGCTTACAAGCATACGGCAGCGCAATTCCTGAAACTGCGTGGCTGGGCCAAAACAGATTTTACCTATCCAGGCAGCCCGACACGACCCGCGACCGATCTGCCTGTGCTCGAGGAAATCGCGAAATCGATGGGGCTTGAAATCCTCACGCCTGCTCATTCAGCACCGGCCGGTGGATGGGCATGA